The region atctataaaaaattaaacttaaaaaaagatCATTTAATTGAATCGAAAGCTCAAATAAACGATAACATTCCATATTGATTTTTTACCCAAGTTCCGAGTATACTACAGTATCCCTTAGCATCCAGTATCCTTTcattctttgtttttaattttcccgTGCATGACATTGACTTCTATCGGTGGCTCTTGTTTAGCCCACAATTACTGCTAGCCATCGAAACGGGAAATGGCTAATGACACTCGGATTCTGATTGGGTTTGGGTCTTGGCCAAGCTCTTGGCCGGAATGGGGGGCGTGAGCGTTATTTGTGGGTGGTGGCAGGTCACGCAGCGACTTCTAATGAAAAACCATAAGCCAGAGCTGCAGATAAGCCATCGAGAGGACAAGCCAAATTGGAATCGGCTTCCAAGCGGCTATTAAGTACAATGGGTCGTATGATTAATGCCTGATGGTGGAGTGACCCCCGGGTTCAATCAAATGAATTAGGCTAATTGGAAGCATACAGATTTTCTCATTCGAGTGCTTTCATATGTCCTTGCAGCTCTACATAATACTAATTCGACCGGAGCGAAACGTGCGACAGAGCATGATGCCACCGCGCTATGGCAACATGCACCGGACCGCCGGCACAGGACCCTCGTCCATGATGGCTGCCGCCGTGGTGACCGCGGCCACCTGTGCCCAGGAGGAGAAAATCCAGAAGCATATCACGCCCACAAACACAGGTAAGCCACGGGGGGTTACTGAAAGGTTTTTGGGGTACCACAcaccaaaaacagaaaataaacacaaaaaaggtAGAGCTTTAATATTGATTACATCATTagtttattttctataaaataatttaaaatgggATTGAATTGCAGGAAAAACTTATAAAATAATAGGAGCTTATAATTGCCTTACATTTTCTgtagtaaatatttatgaaaaccgcaaaaatattattaattttccaCTCTGTTTACCATGAAAATGTATAGAAAACTCCCTCAAGACGAAGAAATTGTGCGAAATGGCCACACAGACAATTTCCAGCATCATCACCTCGCTGGACATCAATGCCTACAATCAAATACCATATGCGGATCAGTACGTGCCAAACAATACGACTACGGCCACAACCACGCCCACCGACAAGGGCGGTGGCAACAGCCTCAGCaatggcaacagcaacaccaacaccaacggtaacagcaacagcaacggcagtagcaacaacagcaatggTGCTGGCGATGAGGTTGCCGAGAAAGTTGTggccaacaataacaaaatcaATCAGCGGCAACACGGCCAGGCAGCCGTAGGCTTTGCCATCACAACGGCCAACAATCGCATAGCCAACACGGCCGCAACCACAACgacagcaatagcaacaacaggaacagcaacagcaacagccactgccgaagcagcaacaacagcgacaATGAGTGCCGTGATAACACCGCCAACTGACGCCGGTGAGGCCACATCCGCCACTGTAAACCGACCGCCGGTTCTACAAACAAACTTATAGCTAAACGCACAACAATTGCAACAGCAGTTGCTGAAAGAGCAGCAGCGACAACAAGCAGAAtcgcaacatcagcagcagcaacagcaacctgCAACACAGAGCTCTTCCAGCGATGCAGGCAGCACGGGAAGCGGTAGTGCAACAAAAAAACGGGCTGCCATTCCCGTCTAAAATGAAAACGGGAAGTCCCAATAAACAATACGTAAGTATAGGAAAGTATCCATAGTCCTTAAGTAATTGAAAGGTTCAGATAGGGAAAGGTAAGAGATGAGGGAGGCTTCTtcaaatgttttaattaatgAGTTTGCAAACAATTTACTTCTTCAAGCTTCTCTTCTATATCTCAAGCAATCACTTCTTTTTAAAGccttttaaaatgaaaatgttttttgttatatctataaatatttatagactTTTGAAAAAGCTGCCTCCTTGAAATGTCTCAAATATGTCAAAGTGAAGCGATTAGAAACTCTTCCGATTTACGAATGTATATTCCGCCACTTAACTAGCATaggaaattatatataaaaacctACAGATATGTCAGAATAGTCATTCCTTTACTGTTAATAAGTGTTTAATCTTTAAGCTTATCTAGTTTTCTAAGCGTTGTTTCAAAGAGTTgcaaacgaaacaaaaaaaatgacaaaaaatgtgatataatttcaaaaatgtgtTTTCTACAACCGAAACAAGCTAACAAACTATCTGAATagtaattgaaaaaaaaaatgtagaataAGAAAGGCAAAGCTGTACAGTGAGCACCGAATAAGGAGGAGGGGCGCAATTATGTTCCAAAAGGGCTGGGAGCCAGCCCCTTTGCAATGTAGCGGCAAGTCGAGTGAAGGcgaatccaaatccaaatccagCTAGTTAGAACAATTACAATTGCATTTATTGTGTTGTTTGAGCCCATCAACATGGTAGATTTAATTGTTGTCCATCTAAGGTGTACATACAGGATCATAACTCTACTTATAGTTATATACTTTGATGTGAATACAAATTAATGTTAATTGTGTGCAACTTTCCACTCGAAATGTGCTATCTCCAATACGCGtagttaaatatttgttaaagtACTTAAGAAATGTGAATCATGTCTAGCCAAGTCATGGGGTTCCTTTAAATATTAGCGAAATGTATTCGTTTTCTATGTGTGTGTTATTGAGACCCCCATGGAACATCCAAGATTTGAATGTCTCTCAAATAAGTTACTCGATTTATAGCTATTAATAATATTGACAACAATATGCTAAATGTTATTTGgctgcatatatgtatgtttgtatttACGAATAAAGCAAGACGATTATCAAAGAATCCAAAACCAACTTCCTGTTTAAGAATTGACTTTTATTCGGTGGTAAGAAGCAAGGCCTCCGCAGGCTCGATGCTTAAGGAGAGAGGATCGTACTCAGTGCTGtcgaaaaaacgaaaatatatataaatctgGAAGGTCTTAAGTATGAACCACTTACCCTTCCGTCTTGGTGGAGTCCAGACTGCGTATCAGCAACTTCAGTTTGGCTGTAAGATTCTTGTCAAACTGGCTTACATCGACTGTTTTGGTTTCCGTTCCAAAATTAATTAAGGCCACTAAGGTAGGTGAGTTGGTAAGTGATCTGGAAAaggtaatttttataattaattaattcttGAAGAAGTCTCTTTGATATCCTTACCGTCGTATAACCAAAACATCCTCCTCTACAACCCCATATTTGGTAGATCCATTCTGAAGGGTCTTTGATGATTTTCGCAGAGCCACCAACGATTTGTAAATCTTGAGATGGGAACGGTCTGCGGATGATTCCGTTTCCACATTTACGGTCTCATAGCCATCAGCGAGAGGCAGCCAAGTGGAAGGTCCATCTGTGAATCCGGCATTGCTGCCCGCCGTCCACTGAAATGGCGTTCTTTCCGGGTCCCTGGTGTAATTCTCGTAAATGTCTGCATTGGAATTACAGCCCCAGGGATCCACAGTGTCCTCCCAACTGATTTCCCCGTCGGTCATGCCAATCTCTTCGCCCTGGTAGGTGACACTGGCACCAGGAAGAACCATTACCAGCATGTTCATGGCGTCGATGTGCTCCACTCCATACCGGCTGGCCGCTCTTCTCTTGTCATGGTTTCCTATCTgggttttaaagaaaatattaattttatttgaagcGTTATGTTGCCGCACTTACCACCCAATTGGCCGTCCTTCCAGCTGGCATATTATTTAACCACAGATCTATGGCCTCCTGAACGTGACTGGCACTCAAGCCCTTTTGCTCCATCACCGTGATTAGATTGAAGTTGAAGGGCAGGTGGGCTCCCTCAGTGGTCCGATTGCCGTAGAACTGCATGCTGAACCAGGCGGCTGAGTATGTCTCTATAAGTAAGACACTGCTGTTTCCACCGAATATACGCTTGTGATCGTCCAGGACAGTGCGCCACTGATAAACCATGTCAATAGTTTCAGGCTGATTTTCGATGTAGGTTGTGGTTAGGTAGTCGCGATCATCAGGATCATCGGTGGCGCCGGTCACAACCTCATCAGGAAACTGGCCATCGGCATCAGGCAGCACCTCAAATAGTGGGGGTAGAGCATCGCATCTGAATCCTGAAACTCCTTCGTTTAGCCAATACCGGAGCACTCGTTTCATTTGGTCCACCACCAAGGGATTACGATAGTTTAGGTCTGGCTGCTGCACAGCAAACTGATGAAGGTAGTACTGCTGGCGCTCCTCATTCCACTCCCAGGCACTGCCTCGGAAATACTGTAGCCAGTTGGTAGGAGGTTCCCTTTCGCCAGTGGTGGCATTTATCTTGCCATCGTGCCAAACATAGTAGTCCTCGTAGCCCTTTTCCCTTTTTACGGACTTCTTGAACCAAGAGCTCTCATTGCTTGAGTGGTTGGGCACAAAGTCCAAAATTATTTTGAGATCGAGTTCCTTGGCTTTTTTTATTAGGGCGCGAAAATCATCCAGAGTTCCATACTCCGGTTGAATATCGAAAAAGTCGGAAATATCATAGCCAAAGTCCACCATGGGAGAAGTAAAAATGGGCGATAACCAGGCCGCGGTTACTCCCAGATCCTTGAGATACTCTAGCTTACTAGTTATGCCATTCAAGTCGCCGATTCCATCTCCGTCCGAGTCTTTGAACGAGCGAGGATAAATCTGATAGAACTGGGCCGTTTCCCACCAGTCCTTGGTAGTCTCTGTGGAGGAGCTCGTCACCTGACAGCCATTACCTCCGCCAacggaaaatataaaaaatgaaaggaGCAGCAACAACCGCATTTCTACGTTGAAAATTCAAAACACTTTGGGTAAGACCCCCGGCGTTACGGGCTCTTTTATAGGACACTCAAGTAATCAGTTAGATAAGCTCACATAATGGAAAAAGCCGGAGCTCTACTTCAAGTTACTTAAATTGGTTAATGTCGAATGTAGAACACATATAGTACATAGTATCCGATTTGTTTTTCCATTAAAGTACTTTTGGAGTGTTTTGCCAAGTGATTCACCTAATTCCTTATGTTTATCAATTAAGCCCTAGCTCTCAACCCATTACTTTACGCATCGCCAACCTATAAAAGTCCCAACACTTGTTGATTTTCGAAAAGTCACCAAAATGCAGCGAATACCCACCAAACTATTAGGGGCTCTGTGCTGCCTAGTTGTCCTTATCCAGCCGATTTGGGCTTGTGAAAATGCATCGTCTACCACAACCACCTCTAAAGACTGGTGGCAAACAGCCCAGTTTTATCAGATATATCCCAGATCTTTTATGGACTCCGATGGTGACGGAATTGGTGATCTGAACGGCATCACCAGCAAGCTGGAGTACCTCAAGGACCTTGGAGTAACAGCCGCCTGGCTGTCACCCATTTTCACTTCCCCCATGGTGGACTTTGGTTATGATATCTCAGATTTCTTTGACATTCAGCCAGAGTACGGAACCCTGGACGACTTCAAGGCCCTAATCAGGCGAGCCAACGAGTTGGACCTGAAAATCATCCTGGACTTTGTTCCCAACCACTCGAGCGATGAAAATGATTGGTTTGTAAAGTCAGTAAATCGGGAGAAGGGCTATGAGGACTACTACGTTTGGCATGATGGCAAAACCAACGCGGAAACTGGCGAGAGGGAGCCACCTTCGAACTGGCTCCAGGCTTTTCGAGGCAGTGCCTGGGAATGGAATGAGGTGCGTCAGCAGTACTACCTCCACCAGTTTGCCGTCCAGCAAGCGGATCTAAATTATCGTAATCCTCTGGTGGTGGAGCAAATGAAGCGGGTTTTACGCTACTGGCTGGATCTCGGGGTAGCTGGCTTTCGGTGTGATGCCGTGCCCGTACTCTTCGAGATCGAGCCAGATGAGAACGGACAGTATGCCGACGAGGAGGTGAGTGGCCTGACCAACGACACCGAAGCTCGGAATTATTTGAAGAGTGATCTGATCGAGAACCTTCCGGAGACCATTGACATGGCGTATCAGTGGCGGGTGGTGATGGACGACTATCAGCGTATCCATGGAGGAGATACGAGAGTATTGCTAATCGAAACCTACGCCCCTCCCGCCTACACGATGCAGTTTTACGGCAACCGATCGGTGGTCGGAGCCCATTTGCCCTTCAACTTCAACCTGATTACAGTTCCGGCAAGCGATGGCTTCTCGGCGAGCTCTATCAAGACCGCTGTGGACAACTGGCTAGACAACCTGCCCGCGGGACGCACAGCCAACTGGGTGATCGGAAACCACGATCAGAGAAGAGCAGCCAGTCGTTATGGAACTGCGAACGCTGATGCTATGAATATGCTGGTTATGGTCCTGCCGGGAGCCAGTGTGACCTACCAGGGCGAGGAGCTCGGCATGACCGATGGCGAAATTAGCTGGGAGGACACACAGGATCCGGCGGCCTGCAACTCTAACCAGGACACCTACGAGCAGTTTACCCGCGATCCTTCACGTACTCCCTTCCAATGGACGAGTGGTACGAATGCAGGATTCTCCACAGCGACAAAGACCTGGTTGCCTCTAGCGGCGGATTATGAAACGGTGAATGTGGAAACAGAAAGTGCAGCCCAGCGCTCTCACCTCAGTATCTACAAGTCCTTGGTGGCTCTGAGAAAGTCCTCAGTTACGCTCCAAAATGGATCCACCAAATATGGAATCATTTCCGACAATGTATTTGTGGTGAAGCGGTAAGAGATTTAAGCCATTAGTAATTACTGTCAAGTCTTTAACTTAAATCACTTAGATACCTAACCGGCTCTGATTCCATTATTTACGTGGCCAACTTGGCCAGCAAGGGTGTGACTGTGAGCTTGCTCGACTTTGACACGACCCTGCCCACGCATCTGACACTTCTCATTCGTAGCCTGCAATCCGCCAAGGCGGAGGGGTGAGTCCTGTGGCTTTTGACCAATATTCTAGTGTTGGCTCACCCACATGTATTTTCAGTTCTCTGTTTGAGGTCACTGGACTAAGTCTGGCTGCCGGCGAAGCCTTGGTACTGAACAGCAGCAGCTGAAGTTCTTCCTGGTTCGATTGGATGGAATTTCCTATCCGATACACTTGAAAAAAGCAAACTCGGTCGGGCCACTCAATTGGCATTTATCTTTGGCTCTTGGGCAAATATGCTGTGGcttgcataaataaataaataaatacgtAGAGAACCAGACAAACAAGCCACTCCACCTCCAACCAGGCGGCAGCACACATATCCTGGTGGGAGATAAGCTCAAGTGGTCGGCATACTCTTTTAATTCACGTTCGGCGGTGGGGTTCGCCGTTTAAAGTGTTTACACACAAATTAAAGTCAAGCACAAGTCCCCAACCCCCCGGGGCTTATTCGGTAAGTATTTCGTGTTTTATACTTTGTGTGCTTGAAAAGGAACAGAAAACCAGTATGTAACAGGGTGTATGTGGCTCTGTGTGAGCTACACAATGTAAATACAGACAACGTTGTCGACGAGGACGACGTCGACGAAGACCAGGAGGGACTAGGCCTATAAAACAGAGATCCCTGGGCTGGCCTGGCTTGGCTTGgcactgggactgggactttGGCTGGCATCCCCCAGCATCCTGGGCTCTTTGAAGTCGAAACCTTCGAGAGGGGCTTGATGAGTTCATGCAGATAGCTCCGGCAATTTTGCCAGCGAGATTTATTACCAATCTCGGAAATTTCTGGGGCAGCCCCACAGTATTTACACTCGCCTGTGCCCTCTTAAAACGGGGCAGCCGAGAGTAGAACTTCAATTGcgttataaataattaaattgcgTTTACACATGGTAATTGGCAGACGGTTGCGATACCCCTGCATCAAGCATACGCCCAATGTGCCAGCTGCAAAGATTTTCTAACTTACCTAGTTCTTGTTTTCAACTCCAGTCTGAGTGCTTGTGGCAAAAGTTAAGAAGGCTTAGGCAACAGGATGAAGGTAAAGTTTGCTCCCGGTCCGGCTAGGGAAACAATTCAATGAACTTTGAAATAATTACCTGACTTTAGGGGGCATTACGTGCGATTAGCTTGAGAACAAAACCCAGATTGAATTTCCCATTCAGCATAATGCTAAGTGAGTTTACTTCTTAAAATCTTTACAAATTACTTTCTCCCTTTTAAATAATACCGGGCCCATTCGATTTGTGCGATTGTACTTGCCCAGTATTGTGTGAAGTGCGCTGAAAAATTAGCAGTCTGTGCCGGGCTGGCcacaaaaatgaataaaatggAATCGTGTAAATGGCTGCGTGACCCGTCAGCCCATTAAAAAGGTCACAGACACGGCTCCGACTGCCTGGGCCACTTTACCCTTACGCACGTGACCAGAAACCTTAAAAAAAGAtgccacatacatatatatggaattgtgaaaatgaaaaccgCAGGAccaacggacagacagacaggctACCGGCAGGCAGCCAACCATCAGGTGAGTCTCCCGGCAAAGTCGCCTGGCTTTTGTGCATTTCATTTTCGTTCCAATAATGAAGTTAATTTCCCAAAGAAGAAATGAATCACAATGTCTGAAGAGCCAAAACCGAATGATTACATTTAAGATGATTTTGGCAGATTTACGCCGGTTGGTAAAAAGTTTGGCTCCCCTTCCGATTGGAAAACTTTGAAAACGCATTAAGCCCGTTGTAATCTGGCAGGATTCGGGTGCCCGAAAAGCCGGAAGCAGGCCCAGCAGTATCCCGGCACATCCTTGCACATTTATGTAGTAAATGTATTCATCCACTCAGACAGAGCTTGCATATTAATAATGTCAGAGCTCCTAACGAGCTCCGATGCTTGGTTTCTGATTTGGCACGTGCCGGCTGGTTGGCTGGACGGCAGGACTCACCTGATCCTGGAAGTTCATTTAATCGCTGGCCGCTCATTAATTGCACCGCAAACATGGCTCATAACTGGCGACTAACGGGTTGACGGAACGGCCGAAATGGCCAATTGGGGTGAAGAGCACTTGCTCATTCAAATGGCACTCACGTAGGTCGGCTTTTGGGGTTGTTGGCACTTTTTGGGGGGCAAAGGTTAATGCCGCAAAAGGACCCAGCCGATGACAGACCAATTGCCGCTGATGTCATGCAGGGACTGGGCTTTTGAGTGCTGATGATGATAAATCAGATCtatttaaagttatttttccACCGTTGGAAACATTTTCTCTAAAAATAGCCACTGACTGGGGTAAATGGGGGAAATTCAAGATCTTACTTCATTTTTCTGcgaaaattaaaaagccaACCGTGTGGTTGGTCCTTTTTCTCTTTTGGCCACCTCAACTGTCAAAAACAGCGAGTTGAACCACGCAAACttccacacacccacacccacacctaAACACACACAAGTGCCACGCCTACAAGCACTTACACTTGCCACTGTTCGCCTCATTTCCGAGACACCTTCGACAGTGCTTTGGTTTTTGTGCGGCGGCAACGCTGCGTATGCGTGATTTGTGTGTCTTATCAATCACGTCTAATGGAATTTCTT is a window of Drosophila bipectinata strain 14024-0381.07 chromosome 2R, DbipHiC1v2, whole genome shotgun sequence DNA encoding:
- the Mal-A8 gene encoding maltase A1, whose product is MRLLLLLSFFIFSVGGGNGCQVTSSSTETTKDWWETAQFYQIYPRSFKDSDGDGIGDLNGITSKLEYLKDLGVTAAWLSPIFTSPMVDFGYDISDFFDIQPEYGTLDDFRALIKKAKELDLKIILDFVPNHSSNESSWFKKSVKREKGYEDYYVWHDGKINATTGEREPPTNWLQYFRGSAWEWNEERQQYYLHQFAVQQPDLNYRNPLVVDQMKRVLRYWLNEGVSGFRCDALPPLFEVLPDADGQFPDEVVTGATDDPDDRDYLTTTYIENQPETIDMVYQWRTVLDDHKRIFGGNSSVLLIETYSAAWFSMQFYGNRTTEGAHLPFNFNLITVMEQKGLSASHVQEAIDLWLNNMPAGRTANWVIGNHDKRRAASRYGVEHIDAMNMLVMVLPGASVTYQGEEIGMTDGEISWEDTVDPWGCNSNADIYENYTRDPERTPFQWTAGSNAGFTDGPSTWLPLADGYETVNVETESSADRSHLKIYKSLVALRKSSKTLQNGSTKYGVVEEDVLVIRRSLTNSPTLVALINFGTETKTVDVSQFDKNLTAKLKLLIRSLDSTKTEGTEYDPLSLSIEPAEALLLTTE
- the Mal-A7 gene encoding maltase A1, which encodes MQRIPTKLLGALCCLVVLIQPIWACENASSTTTTSKDWWQTAQFYQIYPRSFMDSDGDGIGDLNGITSKLEYLKDLGVTAAWLSPIFTSPMVDFGYDISDFFDIQPEYGTLDDFKALIRRANELDLKIILDFVPNHSSDENDWFVKSVNREKGYEDYYVWHDGKTNAETGEREPPSNWLQAFRGSAWEWNEVRQQYYLHQFAVQQADLNYRNPLVVEQMKRVLRYWLDLGVAGFRCDAVPVLFEIEPDENGQYADEEVSGLTNDTEARNYLKSDLIENLPETIDMAYQWRVVMDDYQRIHGGDTRVLLIETYAPPAYTMQFYGNRSVVGAHLPFNFNLITVPASDGFSASSIKTAVDNWLDNLPAGRTANWVIGNHDQRRAASRYGTANADAMNMLVMVLPGASVTYQGEELGMTDGEISWEDTQDPAACNSNQDTYEQFTRDPSRTPFQWTSGTNAGFSTATKTWLPLAADYETVNVETESAAQRSHLSIYKSLVALRKSSVTLQNGSTKYGIISDNVFVVKRYLTGSDSIIYVANLASKGVTVSLLDFDTTLPTHLTLLIRSLQSAKAEGSLFEVTGLSLAAGEALVLNSSS